The Peptacetobacter hiranonis DNA window CTCCCATACCCTGAGGTCCTAGTAATCCTTTATGTCCTGTAAAGCATAGTATGTCTATGTTCATTTCTTTCATATTCATTTCGAATACTCCTGCAGTCTGTGCAGCATCTACTATGAATATAACATTTTTTTCTTTACATATTTTTCCTATTTCTTTTATTGGAAGTGCAGTACCACATACATTTGATGCTGCTGTCATTACAACTGCTCTAGTATCTTCTTTTATTGCAGCTTCTACATCTTTTAAATCTATTTCCCCAACTTTATTGCACTGAACTCTAGTAAATGTTACTCCTCTAGTCTGTTCTAATTTTACAAGTGGTCTCATAACTGCATTATGTTCAACTGAAGATACTACTACGTGATCTCCTTCTTTTAATAATCCTTTTAAAACTGTATTCATAGATTCTGTTATATTTTTAGTAAATACAACATTTTCTGGTTTATCAAATCCAAATAACTCTGCTAACATTTCTCTTGTTTCAAGTACAACAAATCCTGCACTTAAAGCTGAAGAATATGCTCCTCTATTTACATTTCCTCCAACACTTTCAACATACTCTTTTATAGCATCCCCAACACCTGGTGCTTTCGGGAATGATGTTGCCCCATTATCACAATATACTTTTCTCATATTCTTTCCCCTCCGCATTGATTTATAATTTATATTTCGTATATAAAATATAATATTTATACTTAC harbors:
- a CDS encoding aminotransferase class V-fold PLP-dependent enzyme, with product MRKVYCDNGATSFPKAPGVGDAIKEYVESVGGNVNRGAYSSALSAGFVVLETREMLAELFGFDKPENVVFTKNITESMNTVLKGLLKEGDHVVVSSVEHNAVMRPLVKLEQTRGVTFTRVQCNKVGEIDLKDVEAAIKEDTRAVVMTAASNVCGTALPIKEIGKICKEKNVIFIVDAAQTAGVFEMNMKEMNIDILCFTGHKGLLGPQGMGGFLITDELVPQVDSFIEGGTGSKSDEEIQPEYMPDKFESGTPNIPGTYGLHASLEYIKKVGIENIHKKEMMLTERFIKGMEEIDERFIIGKRDTENRTAVVSLDFVGMDNGIICHELDVNYGISTRPGMHCAPSAHKTLGTFPQGTVRFSFGYFNTEEDVDYALNAIKEVIKAYNE